From Ovis aries strain OAR_USU_Benz2616 breed Rambouillet chromosome 21, ARS-UI_Ramb_v3.0, whole genome shotgun sequence, a single genomic window includes:
- the TMEM138 gene encoding transmembrane protein 138 isoform X1 yields MLQTSNYSLVLSLQFLLLSYDLFVNSFSELLRAAPVIQLVLFIIQDIAVLFNIIIIFLMFFNTFVFQAGLVNLLFHKFKGTIILTAVYFALSISFHVWVMNLRWKNSNRFVWTDGLQTLFVFQRLGKNHSNLRPHFGPTCGSGSEGLDPDFPAHHSRREMSGTAMPRPGETTALCPFWESLGNRETGPLSLIWSCSSPETNTRVHP; encoded by the exons ATGCTTCAGACCAGTAACTATAGCCTGGTGCTCTCCCTGCAGTTCCTGCTGCTGTCCTATGACCTCTTTGTCAATTCCTTCTCTGAGCTTCTCCGAGCAGCTCCAGTCATACAGCTGGTGCTCTTCAT CATCCAGGATATCGCAGTCCTCTtcaacatcatcatcattttcCTCATGTTCTTCAACACCTTCGTCTTCCAGGCTGGCCTGGTCAACCTCCTCTTCCATAAGTTCAAAGGGACCATCATCCTGACAGCTGTGTACTTCGCCCTGAGCATCTCTTTTCATGTCTGGGTCATG AACTTACGCTGGAAAAACTCCAACCGCTTTGTCTGGACAGATGGACTTCAAACATTGTTTGTATTCCAGAGGCTAGGTAAGAACCACAGCAACCTCAGGCCTCACTTTGGCCCCACCTGTGGCTCTGGCAGCGAGGGCCTTGATCCTGACTTCCCAGCCCATCACAGCCGGCGTGAGATGAGTGGAACAGCCATGCCAAGACCAGGAGAGACCACTGCCCTCTGCCCTTTCTGGGAGTCACTGGGAAATCGTGAGACAGGGCCCCTCAGCCTCATCTGGTCATGTTCTTCCCCTGAAACAAACACTCGGGTGCATCCCTGA
- the TMEM138 gene encoding transmembrane protein 138 isoform X2 produces the protein MLQTSNYSLVLSLQFLLLSYDLFVNSFSELLRAAPVIQLVLFIIQDIAVLFNIIIIFLMFFNTFVFQAGLVNLLFHKFKGTIILTAVYFALSISFHVWVMNLRWKNSNRFVWTDGLQTLFVFQRLAAVLYCYFYKRTAVRLGDPRFYQDSLWLRKKFMQVQR, from the exons ATGCTTCAGACCAGTAACTATAGCCTGGTGCTCTCCCTGCAGTTCCTGCTGCTGTCCTATGACCTCTTTGTCAATTCCTTCTCTGAGCTTCTCCGAGCAGCTCCAGTCATACAGCTGGTGCTCTTCAT CATCCAGGATATCGCAGTCCTCTtcaacatcatcatcattttcCTCATGTTCTTCAACACCTTCGTCTTCCAGGCTGGCCTGGTCAACCTCCTCTTCCATAAGTTCAAAGGGACCATCATCCTGACAGCTGTGTACTTCGCCCTGAGCATCTCTTTTCATGTCTGGGTCATG AACTTACGCTGGAAAAACTCCAACCGCTTTGTCTGGACAGATGGACTTCAAACATTGTTTGTATTCCAGAGGCTAG CGGCAGTGTTGTACTGTTACTTTTACAAACGGACAGCTGTGAGGCTAGGCGACCCTCGCTTCTACCAGGACTCTTTATGGCTGCGCAAGAAGTTCATGCAAGTTCAAAGGTGA